From Lawsonia intracellularis PHE/MN1-00, the proteins below share one genomic window:
- a CDS encoding TRASH domain-containing protein has product MLWRILLVGLIGYALYRMFIHDRQKKSNDSQKKKEQMVATGEMTKDPTCGAYVDTENTISVRNGETVYHFCSYDCRDTFLKKIDKLLEGKES; this is encoded by the coding sequence ATGTTATGGAGAATTTTGCTAGTTGGATTAATAGGTTATGCACTGTATAGAATGTTTATACATGATCGTCAAAAAAAATCTAATGATTCACAAAAAAAAAAGGAACAAATGGTAGCTACTGGAGAAATGACAAAAGATCCTACTTGTGGTGCCTATGTTGATACAGAAAATACCATATCCGTACGAAATGGTGAAACTGTCTATCATTTTTGTAGTTATGACTGTAGAGATACATTTCTAAAAAAAATAGATAAGCTTCTTGAAGGTAAGGAATCCTAA
- the xerD gene encoding site-specific tyrosine recombinase XerD translates to MDTIFSSQLAWKWLDKLISERGLSHNTIQAYKQDIDVFYLFFQDAGCNFNSIDDEYIMLFIIWLRKRGDSSRTLARRLSSIRNFFHWCVEEDILLSNPALLIDGPKLPSLLPNILSQDEMLRLLTTPDITNKLGFRDKVILELLYASGIRVSELIGVHVLDFDQDKGIIKVFGKGGKERYIPLHSSAMKLLIHYVQKIRPMFTPIEKFLFLNRSGKGLTRQAIWKIIKRYALLASINKSISPHTFRHTFATHLLEGGADLRSVQLLLGHVDMSATELYTHVQSDRLKYIHSMFHPRSNYVSSEITT, encoded by the coding sequence ATGGATACAATATTTTCTAGTCAGCTTGCTTGGAAATGGCTTGATAAGCTTATCAGTGAAAGAGGCCTTTCTCATAATACAATCCAAGCTTATAAACAAGATATTGATGTTTTTTATTTATTTTTTCAAGATGCTGGATGTAACTTTAACTCTATTGATGACGAATATATTATGTTATTTATTATATGGTTACGAAAACGTGGAGACTCCTCTAGAACACTAGCAAGAAGACTTTCTTCTATAAGAAATTTTTTTCATTGGTGTGTTGAAGAAGATATTCTTTTGTCAAACCCTGCTCTGCTTATTGATGGACCAAAGCTACCATCTCTTTTACCTAACATATTGTCTCAAGATGAAATGTTAAGGCTTCTTACTACACCTGATATAACAAATAAATTGGGATTTAGAGATAAAGTTATTCTTGAACTTCTTTATGCTTCGGGAATACGAGTATCTGAGTTAATAGGAGTTCATGTATTAGATTTTGATCAAGACAAAGGCATTATCAAAGTTTTTGGTAAAGGAGGTAAAGAACGATACATTCCACTACACTCTTCTGCTATGAAACTTCTTATTCATTATGTCCAAAAAATTCGTCCTATGTTTACTCCTATAGAAAAGTTTCTTTTTCTAAATAGATCTGGGAAAGGACTTACAAGACAAGCTATTTGGAAAATTATCAAACGTTATGCATTATTAGCTAGTATCAATAAGTCAATATCTCCTCATACATTTAGACATACATTTGCAACCCATCTTCTTGAAGGAGGTGCTGACTTGAGATCTGTCCAACTACTTCTTGGCCATGTAGATATGAGTGCAACTGAGCTATATACACATGTACAGTCAGATCGTTTAAAATATATCCATAGTATGTTTCACCCCCGTTCAAATTATGTCTCTAGTGAGATAACTACATGA
- the mlaD gene encoding outer membrane lipid asymmetry maintenance protein MlaD produces the protein MVISKEAAVGFFVLIGLICLGYLTIKLGKMELFNSDGYSVFATFTSVSGLKPGAEVDIAGVKVGRVKSIRLDNKLPRAIVELNVNNNIHLTDDAIASVKTSGLIGDKYISISPGGTGEPLKNGDEIMDTESSVDLESLISKYIFGKV, from the coding sequence ATGGTAATTTCAAAAGAAGCTGCAGTTGGTTTTTTTGTTTTAATAGGTTTAATTTGTTTAGGATATTTGACTATTAAGCTTGGCAAAATGGAACTTTTTAACTCTGATGGTTATTCAGTTTTTGCAACGTTTACATCTGTTTCTGGGCTAAAACCAGGAGCTGAAGTAGATATTGCAGGTGTAAAAGTTGGACGAGTAAAATCTATACGACTTGATAATAAATTGCCAAGAGCTATAGTTGAACTTAATGTCAATAACAATATCCATCTTACAGATGATGCTATTGCCTCTGTGAAAACAAGTGGATTAATTGGCGATAAATATATCAGCATTTCACCTGGAGGTACAGGAGAACCACTTAAAAATGGTGATGAAATAATGGATACAGAGTCATCAGTCGATCTTGAATCATTAATAAGTAAATATATTTTTGGGAAGGTATAA
- a CDS encoding VacJ family lipoprotein codes for MFSQQLRTYDFIIFIIIIMIIIHFFCLPAHAKHLPPIENKSSQSQELQSKPGCKPSTSSKIKLSDSDFEDYGIFEDYDELCDKPIKDPLEPWNRFWFYFNDFFYLRITKPLYKGYEVITPESFRQGFKNVLYNLQTPIRLFNSLLQGKIGQAWIELGKFMVNSTIGFGGFINITQKDKPLIPIDPDTADFGHTLAIWGFGEGIYLIWPILGPSTIRDTFGTIGDAAVGPFAWFVKPIGIVPLEYGLTTELFLTFNKVNTVIDSYESITKSAIEPYVALRDAYVKYRRLNNGCICRVQP; via the coding sequence ATGTTCTCACAACAACTACGAACCTATGATTTTATCATTTTTATTATAATCATAATGATTATAATACATTTTTTTTGCTTACCAGCACATGCAAAACATCTCCCTCCAATAGAGAATAAAAGTTCACAATCTCAAGAACTACAATCAAAACCAGGATGCAAACCTTCAACATCTTCAAAAATAAAACTGAGTGATAGTGACTTTGAAGATTATGGTATATTTGAAGACTATGATGAACTTTGCGATAAACCAATAAAAGACCCTTTAGAACCTTGGAATCGTTTTTGGTTCTATTTTAATGATTTCTTCTACTTACGAATTACCAAGCCACTATATAAAGGGTATGAAGTTATTACTCCTGAATCGTTCCGTCAAGGTTTTAAAAATGTTTTATATAATCTCCAAACTCCTATCAGATTGTTTAATAGCCTATTACAAGGAAAAATTGGACAAGCTTGGATTGAACTAGGAAAATTTATGGTTAATTCGACTATAGGTTTTGGTGGATTTATTAATATAACACAAAAAGATAAACCACTTATTCCTATAGATCCTGATACTGCTGACTTTGGTCATACTCTTGCTATATGGGGATTTGGAGAAGGAATCTACCTTATTTGGCCTATACTTGGACCAAGTACAATTCGTGATACTTTTGGTACTATAGGAGATGCAGCTGTAGGTCCTTTTGCATGGTTTGTAAAACCAATAGGTATTGTTCCTCTAGAATATGGACTCACAACTGAACTCTTTTTAACTTTTAACAAAGTTAACACAGTTATTGATTCTTATGAAAGCATTACAAAAAGTGCTATTGAACCATATGTTGCTCTTAGAGATGCATATGTAAAATATAGAAGGCTAAATAATGGATGTATATGCCGTGTTCAACCTTAA
- a CDS encoding poly(A) polymerase, with product MEVTIPYSPIGLEECVSLSKVKQVMFDYSLDTILIFHNQTKQCIGYIDNITVSKAISYGLGDQPVKEFMNSNIITATPTTSIEELFTIFTETQQPIIPIIENNIVATTIDKVRLLRLSQIDKSNLFEETSIDEHLCYLDMLTLLQSNLSTTLFKLLSEVGKLGDFLHVNVYVVGGVVRDILLNNLSIVEKTDIDIVVEGESLSFAEALAKKLKGVVGYTHNNLMTANVRYPFTSEKECSIDIATARLEYYAMPGALPLVEPTSIEQDLFRRDITINAMALQLNQKYFGRLIDHFHGQKAIQNKSIDVIHSLSFIEDPTRIIRAIRFEQRYQFRISQQTEKYMHYALKCNVIEKIFGQRLLHEFEMIFKENKPDACIIRMDELGVLTAIDKRFSLTSKQKTLFYNISNILQWYHSLNLTENQPDIMIIYLTAMCSSLSQEQIIALLQKIGVESAYQKKIALTLSMAQDMDSTLCCLLHEKKIEKEGPVSTIFTLLSKLTLEVLLFLQAFSYSSSVTYFISQYISLWRFIKPYITGNDLKKLGLVPGPQYKVILEDVLKQKLDGNVHTKEDELDYLCLRYNLS from the coding sequence ATGGAAGTAACTATACCTTATTCACCTATAGGTCTTGAAGAGTGTGTATCTCTTTCAAAAGTTAAACAAGTCATGTTTGACTATTCACTTGATACTATACTCATCTTTCATAATCAAACAAAACAATGTATAGGGTATATTGATAATATTACAGTCTCAAAAGCTATTTCTTATGGATTAGGCGATCAACCTGTGAAGGAATTTATGAATAGTAATATCATCACAGCCACGCCAACAACATCAATTGAAGAACTTTTTACTATTTTTACTGAGACTCAACAGCCGATTATCCCTATTATTGAAAATAATATAGTGGCTACTACTATAGATAAAGTAAGGCTTTTAAGGTTGTCTCAGATAGATAAAAGTAATTTATTTGAAGAAACTTCTATAGATGAACACCTATGTTATCTAGACATGTTAACGTTACTTCAATCAAATCTTTCTACTACCTTATTCAAGTTATTAAGTGAGGTAGGAAAATTGGGTGATTTTTTGCATGTGAATGTATACGTAGTTGGAGGGGTTGTTCGAGATATCTTACTTAATAATTTATCTATAGTAGAAAAAACAGATATAGATATTGTCGTTGAAGGTGAATCTCTTTCTTTTGCTGAGGCATTAGCTAAAAAGCTTAAAGGGGTTGTAGGTTATACCCATAATAACCTTATGACTGCTAATGTGAGGTATCCTTTTACATCTGAGAAGGAGTGCTCTATTGATATAGCTACAGCACGCCTTGAATATTATGCTATGCCTGGAGCTCTTCCTTTAGTTGAGCCTACATCCATTGAGCAAGATCTTTTCAGAAGAGACATTACTATAAATGCAATGGCTCTTCAACTTAACCAAAAATATTTTGGAAGGCTTATTGATCATTTCCATGGACAAAAAGCTATTCAGAATAAATCTATTGATGTCATTCATTCTTTAAGTTTTATAGAAGATCCTACACGGATTATTAGAGCTATTCGTTTTGAACAGCGCTATCAATTTAGGATAAGCCAGCAAACAGAAAAATATATGCATTATGCCTTAAAGTGTAATGTAATAGAAAAAATCTTTGGTCAAAGGTTGCTACATGAGTTTGAAATGATTTTTAAAGAAAATAAACCTGATGCTTGTATTATTCGAATGGATGAACTTGGTGTATTAACAGCAATAGATAAACGTTTTTCTCTTACGTCAAAACAAAAGACACTTTTTTATAACATTTCCAACATATTACAATGGTATCATTCCTTGAATTTGACTGAAAATCAGCCAGATATAATGATTATTTATCTCACAGCTATGTGTTCTTCTCTTTCACAAGAACAAATTATAGCTCTGCTCCAAAAGATAGGAGTAGAATCAGCATATCAAAAAAAAATAGCTTTAACTCTTTCTATGGCTCAAGACATGGATAGTACTCTTTGTTGCCTTTTACATGAAAAGAAAATTGAAAAAGAAGGACCAGTTTCTACTATATTTACTTTACTTTCTAAGCTAACTTTAGAAGTATTACTTTTTCTTCAAGCTTTTTCTTATTCCTCCTCTGTAACCTACTTTATTTCTCAATATATCTCATTATGGAGATTTATTAAGCCATATATTACTGGAAATGATTTAAAAAAACTTGGACTTGTACCAGGCCCCCAATATAAAGTTATTTTAGAAGACGTTCTTAAACAAAAACTTGATGGCAATGTACATACAAAAGAAGATGAATTAGACTATCTTTGTTTGAGGTATAATTTATCTTAG
- a CDS encoding HIT family protein, whose protein sequence is MQPLWAPWRSEYISRKKEDKCVFCISDISVSDDEKYLILYRGINTFVMMNKFPYINGHVLIAPLRHISEFELLTDEESYELMFLLKQCTRILREKFCPQGVNIGLNLGEAAGAGICDHLHFHVLPRWVGDSSFMAVLSETKIISEHITSTYNKLKPLFSTISL, encoded by the coding sequence ATGCAACCTCTATGGGCTCCTTGGCGATCTGAATATATTTCGCGTAAGAAAGAAGATAAGTGTGTTTTTTGTATATCAGATATAAGTGTATCTGACGATGAAAAATATTTAATACTGTATAGGGGAATTAATACTTTTGTTATGATGAATAAATTTCCTTATATTAATGGACATGTTCTTATAGCACCTTTACGCCATATAAGTGAATTTGAGTTACTCACAGATGAGGAGTCATATGAACTTATGTTTTTGTTAAAACAATGTACAAGAATTCTTAGAGAAAAATTTTGTCCTCAAGGAGTTAATATTGGCTTAAATCTTGGTGAGGCAGCAGGCGCTGGTATTTGTGATCATCTACACTTTCATGTTCTTCCTCGATGGGTTGGAGATTCTTCATTTATGGCTGTACTTAGTGAAACAAAGATTATTTCTGAACACATTACTTCTACTTATAATAAACTTAAACCACTCTTTTCTACGATATCACTTTAA
- the mutS gene encoding DNA mismatch repair protein MutS produces the protein MNESSHRITPMLEQYLSIKSNYPDTLLFYRMGDFYELFFEDAETAARELQIALTARNPRAENPVPMCGVPWHAADSYIHQLIQKGYKVALCEQTEDFRESKGLVQRKVTRVFTSATTTEETSLDPKTHTYLGAMYWDEEVNIGAFCWADVSTGLWTGIQVKKKSELWQWIQKILPKELLFPEKYELPATAKLIEIQFVPLPYKTHFEYPQAVKRLLQAQGVADLEALGLEKHTILVQACGALVAYLEQTQLQDVNHLMPFKPLDIGKYVILDEITEKNLELFKRVNGKKGVGTLIHVLDHTLTPMGGRLLEERLHHPWRDITTILENQSVLEWLILYKENMKKLQDALKAIYDLERLSTRIVLNRTSPKDLLALKNTLLILPRVKDALIVEINVKDNRYITIDESILSTMPTILRQLLTKWDNISDYAEKLDKALDENPPNSIVEGGLFKLGFNAELDELMDLLEHGESKLQALLEKEQKVNNLPRLKIGFNRVFGYYFELTKSAGTPPSHFVRRQTLANAERYTTEELKDLEERLLSATEKRNTLEYKLFQKLREELVSIRPRILFMASLIAQLDLWQSLADVAIRHNWNKPTLLTNNNIFIREGRHPVIESIIGKSVFVPNDLVMDETRRMLLITGPNMAGKSTVLRQTAIICLLAHMGSFVPATEAQIGICDRIFSRVGASDNLARGQSTFMVEMMETARILRQATSRSLVILDEIGRGTSTFDGLALAWAVAEDLVCKDHDGVRTLFATHYHELTALEEKLTGVHTMTIAIRHWNDELVFLYRLIPGPADRSYGIEVARLAGVPQSVIQRAKIILTQLEQTHQQPRSLLNLLPGVVQNANEELSKQDVKVVEHPVVTLLKEMNPETLTPLDALKSLVEWKLLYGTTHAT, from the coding sequence ATGAATGAATCATCTCACCGTATAACACCAATGTTAGAGCAATATCTTAGTATAAAAAGTAATTATCCAGACACATTACTTTTTTATAGAATGGGAGATTTTTACGAACTTTTCTTTGAAGATGCTGAAACTGCAGCAAGGGAGTTACAAATAGCTCTTACAGCAAGAAATCCTCGTGCTGAAAATCCTGTTCCTATGTGTGGTGTTCCATGGCATGCAGCAGATAGTTATATTCATCAACTTATTCAGAAAGGATATAAAGTTGCTCTTTGTGAGCAAACAGAAGATTTTCGTGAATCAAAAGGACTTGTTCAACGGAAAGTTACAAGAGTTTTCACTTCTGCTACAACTACAGAAGAAACAAGTTTAGATCCTAAAACACATACATATTTAGGAGCAATGTATTGGGATGAGGAGGTTAATATTGGTGCATTTTGTTGGGCAGATGTTTCTACAGGATTATGGACTGGTATACAAGTAAAGAAAAAATCTGAGCTTTGGCAGTGGATACAAAAAATACTTCCTAAGGAGCTTTTATTTCCTGAAAAATATGAACTTCCTGCTACAGCAAAGCTTATAGAAATACAATTTGTTCCACTACCGTATAAAACTCATTTTGAATATCCACAAGCAGTAAAAAGACTTTTACAAGCTCAGGGTGTTGCTGACTTAGAAGCACTTGGTCTTGAAAAGCATACAATACTTGTTCAAGCTTGTGGAGCATTAGTTGCTTATCTTGAACAAACACAGTTACAAGATGTAAATCATTTAATGCCTTTTAAACCTTTAGATATTGGGAAATATGTTATTCTTGATGAAATAACAGAAAAAAATCTTGAACTTTTCAAAAGAGTTAATGGAAAAAAGGGAGTTGGTACACTTATTCATGTTTTAGATCATACTTTGACCCCTATGGGGGGGAGACTTCTTGAGGAACGACTTCATCACCCCTGGAGAGATATTACAACTATTTTAGAAAATCAAAGTGTATTGGAATGGCTAATATTATATAAAGAAAATATGAAGAAACTTCAAGACGCATTGAAAGCTATCTATGATCTAGAAAGATTATCTACTCGTATTGTATTAAATCGTACATCTCCAAAAGATCTCCTTGCATTAAAAAATACACTTCTTATCTTACCAAGAGTTAAGGATGCATTAATAGTAGAAATAAATGTTAAAGATAATAGATATATTACGATAGATGAATCTATCTTATCCACAATGCCAACAATTTTAAGACAATTATTAACAAAGTGGGATAATATATCTGACTATGCTGAAAAACTTGATAAAGCTCTTGATGAAAATCCACCTAATTCTATTGTTGAAGGTGGGTTATTTAAGTTAGGTTTTAATGCTGAACTTGATGAACTTATGGATTTATTAGAACATGGAGAATCAAAACTTCAAGCTTTACTTGAAAAAGAGCAGAAGGTAAATAATTTACCAAGACTTAAAATAGGATTTAATCGTGTTTTTGGGTATTATTTTGAACTCACAAAGTCTGCAGGCACCCCACCCTCTCACTTTGTCAGACGTCAAACGTTAGCTAATGCAGAGCGTTATACTACAGAAGAACTGAAAGATTTGGAGGAGCGACTTCTTTCAGCAACAGAAAAACGTAATACACTTGAGTATAAACTATTTCAAAAATTACGTGAGGAACTTGTTTCTATCCGTCCAAGAATACTTTTTATGGCAAGTCTTATAGCTCAACTTGATTTATGGCAATCTTTGGCAGATGTAGCTATACGACATAATTGGAATAAGCCTACCTTATTAACTAATAATAATATTTTTATTCGTGAAGGTAGACATCCTGTTATTGAATCTATTATTGGTAAATCCGTTTTTGTTCCTAATGATCTTGTTATGGATGAAACAAGAAGAATGCTTTTGATTACTGGTCCTAATATGGCTGGTAAATCTACTGTGCTGCGTCAAACAGCAATTATTTGTTTATTAGCTCATATGGGATCCTTTGTTCCTGCTACAGAGGCACAGATTGGTATATGTGATAGAATTTTTTCTCGTGTTGGTGCTTCAGATAATCTTGCTAGAGGACAAAGTACATTTATGGTTGAAATGATGGAGACAGCAAGAATTCTTAGACAAGCAACGTCAAGAAGCTTAGTTATTCTTGATGAAATTGGTAGAGGAACTAGTACTTTTGATGGGCTTGCACTTGCATGGGCTGTTGCAGAAGACTTAGTTTGTAAAGATCATGATGGTGTCCGTACATTATTTGCAACACATTATCACGAGTTAACTGCACTTGAAGAAAAATTAACAGGTGTTCATACAATGACTATAGCTATTCGTCATTGGAATGATGAACTTGTTTTTTTATATAGATTGATCCCTGGCCCTGCAGATAGAAGTTATGGTATCGAGGTTGCTAGACTTGCAGGAGTACCTCAGTCAGTTATCCAAAGGGCAAAAATTATTTTAACTCAATTAGAACAAACACACCAACAACCCCGCTCCTTACTGAATTTGTTACCTGGTGTAGTACAAAATGCTAATGAAGAACTAAGCAAACAGGATGTTAAGGTAGTTGAACATCCTGTTGTCACCTTATTAAAAGAAATGAATCCAGAGACACTTACACCATTAGATGCACTTAAATCTTTAGTTGAATGGAAATTATTATATGGAACGACACATGCAACATAA
- a CDS encoding phospholipid-binding protein MlaC, protein MSIQKTFFNFIFFFLILLIFSNQAVATGPTKTIETSVNDVINYLKDPSYSNPQTHLQVRNKIENEVRKVFDFSEFSLRTVGLNWNSFTTSQQERFNNAFSDLLLATYLDKIDGYNGEKVTYTNELISSKGDRAEVQTVINLSDGRTIPVVYRMMSKKNTWVVYDVIIENISLIKNYRAQFQDILMKNKPEELIQKVEARAKELHNAASVGNSKLGQ, encoded by the coding sequence ATGTCAATACAAAAAACTTTCTTTAACTTTATATTTTTCTTTTTAATACTACTTATTTTTTCAAATCAAGCAGTTGCAACAGGTCCGACAAAAACTATTGAAACTTCCGTAAATGACGTGATTAATTATCTTAAGGATCCATCATACTCTAATCCTCAAACACATCTCCAAGTAAGGAATAAAATTGAAAATGAAGTAAGAAAAGTATTTGATTTTAGTGAATTTTCACTACGTACTGTGGGTTTAAATTGGAACTCATTCACAACTTCACAACAAGAACGGTTCAATAATGCGTTCTCTGATCTTTTACTTGCCACATATCTTGATAAGATTGATGGATATAATGGAGAAAAAGTAACATATACAAATGAACTTATTTCTTCTAAAGGAGACCGAGCAGAAGTCCAAACAGTCATTAATTTATCTGATGGTAGAACAATACCTGTTGTATATAGAATGATGTCAAAAAAGAATACTTGGGTTGTTTATGATGTAATTATTGAAAATATTAGTTTAATAAAAAATTATAGAGCACAATTCCAAGATATTCTTATGAAAAATAAACCTGAAGAACTCATTCAAAAAGTTGAGGCACGAGCAAAAGAACTTCACAATGCAGCATCAGTAGGAAATAGTAAGTTAGGACAATAA
- the folK gene encoding 2-amino-4-hydroxy-6-hydroxymethyldihydropteridine diphosphokinase — MTNYKTSYISLGTNLGNLDDNLKEARIRLNTNNKIILNRISPVYNTEAQDNCNQPWFKNQIIQLATIDLTPHELLDILLNIETSMGRIRSNDPEQRYGPRCIDLDLLLYEQETYNDKKLCLPHPRMLQRAFVLVPLYDINPALAFPNGQTLKEALKNISYRVEDNFIYQ; from the coding sequence ATGACTAACTATAAAACATCATATATAAGTCTAGGAACAAATCTAGGTAACCTTGACGACAATCTAAAAGAAGCAAGAATTAGACTAAATACTAATAACAAAATTATACTTAATAGGATATCCCCTGTCTATAACACAGAAGCCCAAGATAATTGTAATCAACCATGGTTCAAAAACCAAATCATCCAATTAGCCACAATAGATCTGACACCTCATGAACTGTTAGATATACTTCTAAATATAGAAACCAGTATGGGACGGATACGAAGCAATGATCCAGAACAACGTTATGGTCCAAGATGTATTGATTTAGATTTATTATTATACGAACAAGAAACTTATAATGATAAAAAACTTTGCTTACCTCATCCAAGAATGCTGCAACGTGCCTTTGTACTTGTTCCTCTCTATGACATTAATCCAGCACTTGCATTTCCGAATGGACAAACGCTAAAAGAGGCATTGAAAAATATTTCATATAGAGTAGAGGATAATTTTATCTACCAATAA
- a CDS encoding lipopolysaccharide assembly protein LapA domain-containing protein, with protein MKYVKVFLAIIIFFLVMMFFVQNQSALSQVIPLTLDLFFIEPMLSKPISIYALLLICFLIGSLVTLALLVWDRLRLSAHLALANIRIRTLEKDIEHITKEKNNYETQNKELEQSFLEN; from the coding sequence ATGAAGTACGTGAAAGTTTTTCTGGCAATTATAATCTTTTTTTTGGTTATGATGTTTTTTGTCCAAAATCAGTCTGCTCTTTCTCAAGTTATACCTCTTACTCTAGACCTTTTTTTTATTGAACCTATGCTCTCTAAACCAATAAGCATTTATGCATTACTCCTTATCTGTTTTTTAATTGGTTCTCTTGTTACTCTTGCACTTCTTGTTTGGGATCGTTTAAGACTTTCTGCTCATCTTGCACTTGCAAACATACGTATTCGGACCCTAGAAAAAGATATTGAACATATAACTAAAGAAAAAAATAACTATGAAACACAAAATAAAGAATTAGAGCAATCATTTTTAGAAAATTGA